From the genome of Solanum lycopersicum chromosome 7, SLM_r2.1:
atccctcaatttatggTAATCAAGCCAATAACACACAAAACcctcatcataatcatcatgatTTTGACTATTCTTCATCTTATATGAGTAATCTCACAGAGTGTTTACATGGAGGGTCAATGGATCATTACAACACTTTGTCAAGTGCTTTTGGGATGAATAATTGTTCATCATCCTCTGAAGTTGTTTGTCCACAACCATCAATAGATCATCATCAAGAATGTTCTAGAAAGAATATTAATAGTGTTGATAATCAAATTCCATTAACACCTAATTCATTAATCTCTTCATCTTCTAATAGTGAGGTTGGTGGATGTCATGAagaagattcttcaaaaatcaagaaagatgATGATCAGTGTGAATTAGAtggagatgatgatgatgatgataataagtCTAAGAAAGTGtaagtcatttttttctttggtCCTATAGTACTAGTATAAAAGTATAGCCACATCTTTAAATTGTGAGGAAGTTTCTTACTTAATTAATAGATTAGGTTATTGACCACTATAGTCTTAATTTATTAGATTATTAATTGGCTAGACTTTTCTTCCTAGTTTTGCAAGCTTATTATTCTTCTACtgattttttggaaaattaaaaatatctaatGTCTACCCTTTTCCTTAGTTAAGTCTTCTTCCCCCTTTTTTAAGCTATGTAAGCCAAGAAAACCCTAATTTTATTTACCCAAAGTCTCAAAAAACATCAATATAACAAGGATGTAACCCCACATATAGGGTCTAGGGAGAGTAGTGTGTACGCAGATTCTAGGGATAGTAGAGTGTAGTCGGAGCTTATCCTAGCTATCAGGCGGAGGTAGAGATCAGACTTTTTTTTGAAAGACTCTGACTCAAGTGCATCAAAATGAAATAGTTATgtataataaaaaacaataatgaagaaattaaaacaTGGCAATTagtctaattttatttatatactattCCTAATTTGATTTGTGCTTAGCTTATTTGGAAATCTTGTGTACATGCATAATGTTGTTGAGTGTTAAGATggactatttttttaaaaaaattattgcataAATTAAAGTTTGTGCTAATTATTTTAGGGGGAAATTGGCAaagaagaaaggagaaaagaaacaaaaggaACCAAGATTTGCATTTATGACCAAGAGTGAGATTGATAATCTTGAAGATGGCTATAGATGGAGAAAATATGGTCAGAAGGCAGTGAAGAACAGTCCTTTTCCAAGGTATATTTTCTTTAGAATCACACTCTTTTCTAAATTACTATTAGAAATGGATTAACAAGCTTAATTAATAGTACTAGCACTTAATTGCTTCAAAAGTTTACTTAAGTTTTCATCTCTATTATACATAGTTTTAAGGAAAGAGTACTAGTATAATAGAGATGAATTGCACTAAAAGAATAATGCATATATGTCATAAAAATTGCATAGGTAAATTGCACTAGAagaatgcatatatatatacatatatcataaATTCAAAACTGTAATTTGTTAATTCTCAAACCAGTTTAACTTCTATATACTGCCTTTCGAATTAATTATATTGATCATTGTTATCTTATTTTAGAAGATAACTACACATAAttatccataaaaaaaaatatgagactAGTTATAACCTAGCTAGAGAAATAATTAAACTTCTTTCAAATGGTCTAGTTTTAGTGTTTGGTTTTACAATAATGAGGTGATTAGATATTTAGGAACACAAAAGCTTGTTTCACGCAATCAAAATATGAGttgttaataattatatacacCTTGCTTTACACTATTAAGTTGGTCCAAGGTTTACAAATACCCTTTGTTGTTATTATCTAGGACTGAACTAGCTCATTGATAACTGGTTCAAcagaattcaataatttttgtatagAATAGAACTGAATAACTTACTCTGaatctataaattttaaattctgacACTCTGCCGTTTGTACGATTATTATTGTTGTAGGAGTTATTATAGGTGCACAAGTCAAAAGTGTAGTGTGAAGAAACGTGTTGAAAGATCATATGAAGACCCATCAATTGTGATCACTACATATGAAGGCCAACATAACCATCATTGTCCAGCTACTCTTAGAGGAAATGCTGCTGCTGCTTTATTATCTCCATCCTTTTTATCCTCCACACAAcaacaattatatcataatccAAATGAACAACAAATTTTCTATAATCCAAATATTCCTATAAATAATTCcttctataataataattatcatcaacaacaaccTCAATTAGGCCCTGACTATCAATATGGACTATTTCAAGATATGGTTGCATCATTGATCAACAAAAGAGAGCCATGAGCATTTAGTGAAGTACTAAAACATTTAATGCAATTTTATGACTTTATATGTAttgattatgatgatgttttaatttattcttgTGTAATTAAAAACTGTGTAGCTAATTAACTAGAACTATATATAGTCTAGTGTCTTAAGTATGGAGCAACGataatattgtatttttgtaGTATATATGTCACAGGTTcgagtgatatatatatatatatatatatatatatagatttagGTGACTCTTTCTCGAACCTTACATAAACGGGATGTTTTATGTACTGAACTGgactgaatattttttttttgtgtgtgtgttgcGTGTCATAGTTTGGAGGAGATGGGTTGAAGGATATAtggttttatttttagttatttgcATGTGGGATGATTAACCATTTATATTAAATGAAGATGCTTATTTTTTGATGAGTTTTATGCGTCTATGTAATTTGgggtttttattatttgaagatatttaattaattctagGTAAGGTGAATTGTTTATTAGTCGTATCAATTTCgtaattatttatgtgaattgaatactaatgttatattcttttcttctttcttcttgcTTACGCATTTGATTGTTTATATTATTGCTGCTTGTTTTACACTACCATTATTGTTTCTAATATTCAAGAATATCTTTGATATGCTGAAAACGACATATACCGATTATTGTAAGATGgataagattttttatttttaatagatattTTGTTTCTGagttttcaatttctttttgttagAGAGTGCTTCCTCCTTAAATGAATTTTACACaatataaatctaaattaattaaaaagctCTAATATGAATATCTGACATAGATAAAAAATcgaataaagagaaaaataaatatggaaacaagaaaatattataatatggtTCTTTCTGTTTAGGTTATGAAAAAAATAGTCCCTTAAATACTACTGTATTAAGCAATATTGgttctttacattttttttaaaagtgagATATTCGATCTTCTCGAATAAATTTAACTACAAATATCAAGAAAATCTCATTGAATTCTAAAAAGTGCAACACCTAAACTGTTTCagatatcataaataaattaaaaaaaatagcacAAATTGCAAAATTTACACCTCTAAAAGTGAGATATTGTTTTCAATGCTCATTAAATCTAACTTCCAAGGTTCATTTATGTTTGATGAAGATAAATATCCTCATATTTGACAAATTTTAAAGGACCAAATCTGCTTAAAGGTGAATATAACTAAGAACTATTTTAAACCTATTCTAAACTAATGGAACCtgtttgtcattttatttttttgaaaagattGTAAATTTCTAATGATTTTACATTCGTGTCTTGcgtgttttctttttctttcttggaATATTTACAccatcaattaatataaaatttcattaaattacttaatcatgataaatttatggaatttgataatattttaccCTTTAAAGAGGTCGTCTTCTGGAAGGATTTTCCCCCCCAATTACTATTCAGCATTTGTcgtaaaatttgattaaatttaaatcacaCATTATAGTATCTATTCGGGGACACTATCctatcaaaattttctttatttacaaAGCTCAAAACATGAATCATCCGATCAAGAATAAAGGGTGCTGGTGCAATACACcacaaatacaataaattactattgaaaataaaatgtcaaaaatgaataaacaaatCTTTAGGCTGACAAAGAAAATCTCACTTTCTTTAAAGAGATTCAAGCCACAACAACATAATCTACACCGATTTAACAGTATTACTCTTAACTTGTTTCCTCTAAAATACAACAATCCAACAACATGTACAACTTAAATAATACACCAATAAAAAGATATAACTATCTCACCATAACATACATCGATGTAAATTAactaattcaaaaaattaatcacatgaaaataattattgatatatcaTTCTCTGCATCAAATATTTAtcaagtcaaaaataaaaaaaaacaatataaagtATTATTATCTGACTAAACACTCAATGAATTGTTGCTGCCTGAACCATATAAGGTCCATTATAATTCCACATAAACTTTCCAGAATGTTACCGTTTAAGGAAACTGGAAAATAACaactctaaattaaaataatatatcttaGTAGAAAAATTGTGCATTATTGGaatcatattctaaaaaaattcaaacacgTTAAGTATTGGCTCTAGGGTCGTATTCAAATGATAGCTAGTCATTTTCCTCCTTGTATAATTAGTcgataaattcaataatttttactaaaattcTATATACACATTTAGAAGCATTTAATTATAAATCCAATCACATTATCTTAAAATAGTTAGATAAATTTacgataaaaattataaattctgAATCTGACTCGATTTTTTATGCTATTATAATTGTGgaaataagaaggctaggaagGAGCACATGCAATTATAATGATAGGAGCATGACATTGTTGACCTTTTATGGCCTATAAATATATAGTATTATAGGCACAAGTGTCACTAAAAATTAGTAGGTTATATATTGTTAGGTTCTGAAAACATTAAGACTCAACAATTTCGATAAGGACTACTCTTAAAAAGAAGTTTGATcgacaacatatatatataattttataagacAAGGTTCGAAGACGTAGAAAAGAAGTGTGTACATGAAGTTTTATCACTAACTTATAAAGGCAGAAGTCGGAGAAATTGTTGAACAATTGAAAGATATTATGATAAAACATAGTCTCTGAATcagtcaaatattttaatttttacgtgaaaaaatattttgtatgtttatcgaagatattatgtatgttttttGTTTGGAAACATGAGAATACCACGAATAATTCCTAATCATAAATTCGAtgcttaaatatattatatagttatgtgtaatatatgtatatagttaCTTTGAAGTTTGCATAATGAGAACACTTATCATGTTAGGTAAAGAGTTTCTCAAATCTACATACGTAGCTCAcctactttaattttatttttttttaggaatGGAACAAAATACTTTTGGATTTTTCtacaaagaatatatatatagtcaaatGTTGCATAAATGTTTggcaaataatttttaatattacggctaatattttaaaaatccttGTGAAACTTGTCTCCATTCATTTTGACCAAAacctaaattttaaaaatatatatatagaaatttagCCTAAATTTTGCAGCCTTAGAATATACagataataattaaatcatctAAACACATGTTTACTTTATACGTATCTCGTGGAACATATATCCTTTGTTACAATTATTTGTTCAACGCAAATCCCCCCCTcctcaccccaccccacccacaTTGCAATTTAATGGAAAAGATATCCAAACTTTTTAGTTTTGACTTGAAATACCCCTTGGTAGGAATGACAATAAAGCGGGGCGTTTGCGGGACAAATTTTAGGCTATACAGAGTCAATTTCTAAGCGGTATATATAGGAAAATCGttatttaagaaaatgactTGATACTTTACATTAATTGTGATATTCTAGACGGCGCCCTCAACCACATAGTCTCATTCCGACCATTCACACCTCTGacattttatgttatttatctgaattatatataaatatttttttaattaatatttttatgtttatgaatcAAACACGAAAAAATCTTTCAAAGAGTCACGACCCTTTATCTCTTTTTACTTTCTCTACAAAATAATTACCTATAAAGATTATGAAAATATCGTGTAACCTAAATCGTTCATGATTGTgcttttttctttattagtccaaaaaaaaaaacaagtaaaataatcatgatatttttttgagaaagacTTTATGTTAGATGATTTAATGTTAAAGAAAATAGTTCATCTGCTCCAccaatgaatatatataaagttattttATCCTGAAAAAAGATGAAAGGGAAAGATTAGACATTTTTAATGGCATATTAGTTAAATGTTTATGTTAATTATGACCAAAAAAGGATTGGTACACAAATTGACCTGTCCTTGTGGGTCTAATCTAATTTCTACATAATTAGTCCTTGGCTTACCAAGTCAAAAtgcatttaattttatattcgtTCAACAATATTTAAGCCTTTATGTTTTTCCAATTTTTGTAAATTCTTTTTGCTAAATGATTggtgaagaaagaaaaaagttatatgtatatatcataGAAAGATCTTAGTTAAATTGGACAAAATGTTGAAAGTAGTTATTTAATTAGTGTGGAAGTCTTTAAATACTAACTAATTTTATGTTACAATTaacaacttttttttccttttcggTGTTTGATACTCATATTGAAGTCCGACTAAATTCAGATTCGCGCAAATAAATTTCACAGTGAAGGTAAAATGCTTCTTAATAAAGGTGATTCTGTACTCAGGGAAACTCGAATTCAAGACTGCATTAAGAATAAATACGTACTTATCACTTCACCACAGTCCTTGTTGATAAATTACgaaaaatttaactaaattttaCATAACTAATTTTTGTACGAAAAAAAGTAGTAACATAGATTTCTTCGTAACTAATCTTTATATCATTAATACCTATATAACTCTGATCAACTACCGATCGAATGATGCAACCTATCTAGTCAAACTTTGAATGATGAGTTACTAATTTATAAGACCTTTTTCATGAGTAGGATATATTAGTTATAGTGCCAGTTGAAGGAACAATTTTCTGGTAAGAGAGGGACAGTTATCTATATGAAAGTatgtaaacaaaaaaaactttattttaaaagattgaaaattgattagatATTATCAACATCATGGAGTGAAGTCTTCTTGAATGTCATGTCTATGTGGGCTCAAAATTTTGAGGGtcacatttatatttaaaaacccAAGATTTGAAGAGATTGGAATATAAAATTATCTGTTGAAAATTTTAATCACATAATAAGcaaaacacatataaaaaaaataatattgtcatCGACTCTGCTTTTTTGTTGAACATTTTATAATGACTACTCTGTGATAATCTATTTACGATATAATAATTTACATaccatataaaaaatacaaattgtaTTAAATAAATTCTATGTAACGAGCTCATAACTAAATAGAAGACGGAGCTGGAGACCCACAAAGAAGGAGTTTATTACAATTGACAATAACCTTAGATTCTGTATGCCACTGACTGTTCATGACAAAAAATAAGGTTAAAAGATTAATTCAATGAACCTGTCATATTCTGAGTTGTTCTGTCACCCTATCTTTCTATAGAAAAAATACAACTACTTGATGCGGAGTACCATTTTTAGGCCAATAAACAGATGGAGAAGGTACTGTTTGATAATTTATTTCCATCAATATGTTTTATCATagattttgaattatatttgaaaaatagttCTCGTAAAacatttaaagtttcaaaaacTCACCAAGACCAATTTTTAGGtccttaaaatatctttttatttttattcgatGTTCGATACTTATATTAGTGTCTGACTAATTCAGATTCGCATCACGTAGGACCAT
Proteins encoded in this window:
- the LOC101248692 gene encoding WRKY transcription factor 30, with translation MSDNNPFNHDYAFPFFGENPSIYGNQANNTQNPHHNHHDFDYSSSYMSNLTECLHGGSMDHYNTLSSAFGMNNCSSSSEVVCPQPSIDHHQECSRKNINSVDNQIPLTPNSLISSSSNSEVGGCHEEDSSKIKKDDDQCELDGDDDDDDNKSKKVGKLAKKKGEKKQKEPRFAFMTKSEIDNLEDGYRWRKYGQKAVKNSPFPRSYYRCTSQKCSVKKRVERSYEDPSIVITTYEGQHNHHCPATLRGNAAAALLSPSFLSSTQQQLYHNPNEQQIFYNPNIPINNSFYNNNYHQQQPQLGPDYQYGLFQDMVASLINKREP